The proteins below come from a single Deltaproteobacteria bacterium genomic window:
- a CDS encoding SDR family oxidoreductase yields MDMYLVTGGAGFIGASLAEALVASGERVRIFDNFSTGSHENLKGFGDKVEIVEGDLCDLEAVRRAMRGVLYVSHQAALRSVPRSVDDPLSSDAVNTHGTLHVLMAAREAKVRRVAYASSSSVYGDSEVLPKVEDLPTVPISPYAVSKLAGELYCRVFTRLYGLETVGLRYFNVFGPKQSPESKYAAVVPLFIRAALRNEPIEVHGDGEQSRDFTYIDNVVQANRLAFTAPQAAGEAFNIACNERHSVLDIAHTIQRLLGRSVKLNHTPTRAGDVRHTLASIEKAERLMNYHPTVNFEDGMRRTIEALRVSLA; encoded by the coding sequence ATCGACATGTATTTGGTGACTGGCGGGGCAGGGTTCATCGGCGCGAGTTTGGCGGAGGCGCTCGTCGCCAGTGGCGAGCGCGTGCGCATCTTCGATAACTTCAGCACCGGCTCGCACGAGAACCTGAAGGGGTTCGGCGACAAGGTCGAGATCGTCGAGGGCGATCTGTGCGATCTCGAGGCCGTCCGCCGTGCGATGCGCGGTGTCCTGTACGTCTCGCACCAGGCGGCGCTGCGCTCCGTGCCGCGCTCGGTGGACGACCCGCTCAGCAGCGATGCGGTGAACACTCACGGCACGCTGCACGTCTTGATGGCCGCGCGCGAAGCCAAGGTGCGCCGCGTGGCGTACGCGTCGTCGTCGTCGGTGTACGGCGACTCGGAGGTGCTGCCCAAAGTGGAAGATCTGCCGACCGTGCCGATCTCGCCGTACGCGGTCTCGAAGTTGGCGGGCGAGCTGTACTGCCGGGTGTTCACGCGGCTCTACGGTTTGGAGACCGTCGGCTTGCGCTACTTCAACGTGTTCGGGCCGAAGCAAAGTCCGGAATCGAAATACGCGGCGGTGGTGCCGCTGTTCATCCGCGCCGCGTTGCGCAACGAGCCGATTGAAGTGCACGGCGACGGCGAGCAATCGCGTGACTTCACCTACATCGACAATGTCGTGCAGGCCAATCGCCTCGCGTTCACCGCGCCCCAGGCCGCCGGCGAGGCGTTCAACATCGCGTGCAACGAGCGCCACTCGGTGCTCGACATCGCTCACACCATCCAGCGCTTGCTCGGTCGCAGCGTGAAGCTCAATCATACCCCGACGCGCGCCGGTGACGTCCGCCACACGCTGGCCTCGATCGAGAAGGCCGAACGCTTGATGAACTACCACCCCACCGTGAACTTCGAAGACGGCATGCGCCGCACCATCGAGGCGCTGAGAGTCAGTCTCGCCTAG
- a CDS encoding glycosyltransferase family 2 protein: MSSFPFVTVMIPMRNEAATISACVDSVLAQDYPADRFEVLVVDGDSADDSVRVVEGYAQRTTCARVLRNPQRIVPTALNIAIRAARGDVIMRVDGHTHIAPDYMRIGVETLQRTNADNVGGPMISAGGGVIGEAIALATASRFGIGAYFHFGTEEAEVDTVYLGMYPRSVFERVGLFDEEMVRNQDDEFNYRLRKAGGRIVLSPRMRSTYQNRQSLKALAKQYVQYGVWKVRVLQKHPRQMSWRHFVPPTFVLALALAAVFAPWVRGAALLALLTAGLYGAAVSVVAARLARAAGGWLWLPLVAAFATLHVSWGGGFVAGLLWFAPRWFAADAPPPQLAPPTGDVRNLGWSQPAAET; this comes from the coding sequence ATGAGTTCATTTCCGTTCGTGACGGTGATGATTCCGATGCGCAACGAGGCGGCGACGATCTCGGCGTGTGTGGACTCCGTGTTGGCGCAGGACTACCCCGCCGACCGTTTCGAGGTGTTGGTGGTCGATGGCGATTCCGCGGACGACTCGGTGCGCGTCGTGGAAGGTTATGCGCAGCGAACGACCTGTGCGCGGGTCCTGCGCAACCCGCAGCGGATCGTGCCGACGGCGCTCAATATCGCCATTCGCGCGGCGCGCGGTGACGTCATCATGCGGGTCGATGGCCACACGCACATCGCTCCGGACTACATGCGGATCGGCGTCGAGACCTTGCAGCGCACCAACGCCGACAACGTCGGTGGGCCGATGATCTCGGCCGGTGGTGGGGTGATCGGTGAGGCGATCGCGCTGGCGACCGCCTCGCGCTTCGGCATCGGTGCGTACTTTCACTTCGGCACCGAAGAGGCCGAGGTCGATACGGTCTACCTCGGCATGTATCCGCGCTCCGTGTTCGAACGCGTGGGTCTGTTCGATGAAGAGATGGTTCGCAACCAGGACGATGAGTTCAACTACCGCCTGCGCAAAGCCGGCGGCCGCATCGTTCTGAGCCCGCGGATGCGCTCGACGTATCAGAATCGCCAGTCGCTGAAAGCACTGGCGAAGCAGTACGTTCAGTACGGTGTGTGGAAGGTGCGGGTGTTGCAGAAGCACCCGCGACAGATGAGCTGGCGCCACTTCGTGCCGCCGACGTTCGTGCTGGCGCTCGCCCTCGCCGCTGTGTTCGCGCCGTGGGTGCGCGGCGCGGCGTTGCTCGCACTGCTGACTGCCGGACTGTACGGCGCGGCGGTGTCGGTGGTGGCGGCACGGCTGGCGCGTGCGGCCGGCGGGTGGCTCTGGCTGCCGTTGGTTGCGGCGTTCGCGACCTTGCACGTGAGTTGGGGCGGGGGGTTTGTGGCCGGGTTGCTGTGGTTTGCGCCGCGCTGGTTTGCGGCGGATGCGCCGCCACCGCAATTGGCGCCGCCGACTGGTGATGTTCGAAACCTGGGCTGGTCGCAGCCCGCTGCTGAGACGTGA
- a CDS encoding glycosyltransferase, producing MSATRPVRVALVIGQLTAGGAEGQLWMLCRGIDRRLVEPVVYCLSKRTQPHREQIEAANVPVRVISGSRMSRVRALRRWLREDRIDAVHAWLFIANAYAWAANRGSGRPLLTSARNCKRQGRVLDWFNRRAFAASDRVVVNSQEVAHYIAREYGAPAERTTVIYNAIDTERFHPTADTAGDELCVVMVGRLVPQKNPGLFVSAAAALRQRVPNVRFVLIGDGPMRPWIEQEIAAAGLRDRCVVTGERHDVPELLRQADLFWLTSNWEGLPNVVLEAMASGLPVVVTDVGGAHELVRSGEEGFLVQAGDQTGLVEHSVALLSDAERRRQFARAARARAEAFAPALMIAATQDLYAQVMQRPRS from the coding sequence GTGAGCGCAACGCGCCCGGTCCGCGTCGCCTTGGTTATTGGGCAGCTCACCGCCGGCGGTGCGGAGGGTCAACTGTGGATGCTGTGTCGCGGCATTGATCGTCGGCTCGTGGAGCCGGTGGTGTACTGCTTGAGCAAGCGCACCCAGCCGCATCGCGAACAGATCGAGGCGGCGAACGTGCCGGTGCGAGTGATCAGCGGGAGCCGGATGAGTCGCGTGCGCGCCTTGCGACGGTGGTTGCGAGAGGATCGGATCGACGCTGTTCACGCGTGGCTCTTCATTGCCAACGCGTACGCGTGGGCGGCCAATCGCGGCAGCGGCCGGCCGCTGCTGACCTCGGCGCGCAACTGCAAGCGGCAGGGACGCGTGCTCGATTGGTTCAACCGACGCGCCTTCGCGGCCAGCGATCGCGTCGTGGTGAATTCGCAGGAAGTGGCGCACTACATCGCGCGCGAGTACGGCGCGCCAGCGGAACGCACGACGGTGATCTACAACGCGATCGACACTGAACGCTTTCATCCCACCGCTGACACGGCCGGTGACGAATTGTGCGTGGTCATGGTGGGCCGGCTGGTGCCGCAGAAAAACCCCGGCTTGTTCGTCAGCGCGGCGGCGGCGCTGAGACAGCGGGTGCCGAACGTGCGCTTCGTGTTGATCGGTGACGGCCCGATGCGGCCGTGGATCGAACAGGAGATTGCTGCCGCCGGGTTGCGCGATCGCTGCGTGGTGACCGGCGAACGCCACGACGTGCCCGAATTGCTGCGGCAAGCGGATCTCTTTTGGCTGACCTCCAACTGGGAGGGTCTGCCGAACGTGGTGTTGGAAGCGATGGCGTCCGGTCTCCCGGTGGTGGTCACCGATGTTGGCGGCGCGCACGAGCTGGTGCGATCCGGCGAAGAAGGGTTTCTGGTTCAGGCCGGTGATCAGACGGGGCTGGTGGAGCATTCGGTGGCGTTGTTGAGTGACGCGGAACGGCGCCGGCAGTTCGCCCGAGCGGCACGGGCGCGGGCGGAAGCCTTCGCGCCAGCATTGATGATCGCCGCAACGCAAGATCTCTACGCGCAGGTGATGCAACGGCCACGCTCATGA
- a CDS encoding MBOAT family protein, with translation MLFTSLEFVAFVAIVAGAYPLCPVAWRRWYLLAVSYAFYCTWSVPFAGLMLIATAVAFVFAKRIGAATSEGARQQSLAVGVVALLLPLAAFKYLGSISGFLSDTVGGAPWLSRITAASFVGAIGISYYTLKLISYVVDVYWERTAPCGDFSSLATYVAFFPQILSGPIQRAESFLSQIAQITSVRPRMVTSGLQLMLFGFFKKLVVADRLGVPVDQVFDHPHAFSGLAPVIASYLFALQLYTDFSGITDIAIGTARLFGIESPRNFDSPFYADSIQDFWRRWHMTLTSWLGEYVFTPLRMMLRGWGQAGLIISLAINMLAIGVWHGPRWTYVVFGMIHAGYLIGSTLTQRRRKKLLQRQPVLSRLHTVVGPLVTFNMVVASFVFFRATTLSDALYILAQAGGGLLNAVVKIAHGTLHGVMGKGHLAWNAADVLIACAGLLAMEVVHLLHHRGALSQVTAATPGWVRWSAYFALGFAILIWGEGDSKQFIYVRF, from the coding sequence GTGTTGTTCACCTCGCTCGAGTTTGTGGCGTTCGTAGCCATTGTGGCCGGCGCGTACCCGTTGTGCCCGGTTGCCTGGCGCCGTTGGTATCTGCTCGCGGTGTCGTACGCCTTCTACTGCACGTGGAGCGTTCCCTTCGCCGGGCTGATGTTGATCGCAACCGCCGTGGCCTTTGTGTTCGCGAAACGAATCGGCGCGGCGACGAGCGAGGGGGCGCGGCAACAATCGTTGGCAGTCGGTGTCGTTGCGTTGTTGCTGCCGCTAGCGGCATTCAAGTACTTGGGCAGTATCAGCGGGTTTCTCAGCGACACCGTCGGGGGCGCACCGTGGCTCTCGCGGATTACGGCCGCAAGCTTCGTCGGCGCCATCGGTATTTCGTACTATACGCTGAAGCTCATCAGCTATGTGGTCGATGTCTATTGGGAGCGCACGGCGCCGTGCGGAGACTTCTCGTCGCTGGCGACGTACGTGGCGTTTTTCCCGCAGATTCTCAGCGGTCCGATTCAGCGTGCCGAAAGCTTCCTGAGCCAGATTGCCCAGATCACGTCGGTCAGGCCCAGGATGGTGACGAGCGGGTTGCAACTGATGCTGTTCGGCTTCTTCAAGAAGTTGGTGGTAGCGGATCGGTTGGGTGTGCCAGTGGATCAGGTGTTCGATCACCCGCACGCGTTCTCGGGTTTGGCGCCGGTGATCGCCAGCTATCTGTTCGCGCTCCAGCTCTATACCGATTTCTCCGGCATTACCGACATCGCCATCGGCACGGCGCGGCTGTTCGGCATCGAGTCGCCACGCAACTTCGACTCGCCGTTTTACGCGGACAGCATCCAGGACTTTTGGCGGCGCTGGCACATGACGCTCACTTCGTGGCTCGGCGAGTACGTCTTCACTCCTTTGCGGATGATGTTGCGCGGCTGGGGACAAGCCGGCCTCATCATCAGTTTGGCGATCAACATGCTGGCCATCGGCGTGTGGCACGGCCCCCGGTGGACGTACGTGGTGTTCGGCATGATCCACGCCGGATACCTGATCGGGTCGACGCTGACGCAACGACGCCGCAAGAAACTATTGCAGCGTCAGCCTGTGCTGAGTCGATTGCACACGGTCGTCGGACCGCTCGTCACGTTCAACATGGTGGTTGCCTCGTTCGTATTTTTTCGCGCGACGACGCTCAGTGATGCACTCTACATCCTGGCGCAAGCCGGTGGCGGCCTCTTGAACGCCGTGGTGAAGATAGCGCACGGTACGCTGCACGGCGTGATGGGCAAAGGCCATCTTGCCTGGAATGCGGCCGATGTACTGATTGCCTGCGCTGGCCTGCTGGCGATGGAGGTCGTGCATCTGCTACACCACCGCGGCGCACTGTCACAAGTGACGGCGGCAACGCCCGGTTGGGTGCGTTGGTCGGCATATTTCGCGCTCGGATTCGCCATCCTCATCTGGGGAGAAGGCGACTCAAAGCAGTTCATCTATGTCCGGTTCTGA
- a CDS encoding acyl carrier protein: MTDADIRAQLANIFREVFDDESIAIFDAMTAKDIEEWDSLNHINLIVAVEGSFKVKFTTKEVTNLANVGEFVALIASKLS, translated from the coding sequence ATGACGGACGCAGACATTCGAGCACAGTTGGCGAACATCTTTCGGGAAGTGTTTGATGACGAATCGATCGCCATCTTCGATGCGATGACGGCCAAGGACATCGAGGAATGGGACTCACTGAACCACATCAACTTGATCGTCGCAGTGGAGGGAAGCTTCAAGGTCAAGTTCACGACTAAGGAGGTCACCAACCTCGCCAACGTCGGCGAATTCGTCGCGCTGATCGCGAGTAAGTTGTCATAG
- a CDS encoding HAD-IIIC family phosphatase, with the protein MLTADASHLNYSALLRQSKRLDDSVCTRTMRLAVLSDAAVPQIVPLLKALLVSKGIRAEVYLAEFDSVELDIFNPQSDLYAFAPDAVIILNSLNALRLKYYRQAAERSHFVDGITRGAAALWDTVKSRSAALVIQSNYVLPYERQFGNFDHKVGETFYPMVARVNAALVELARDRPHVLINDVEALASYVGRKHWSDEKLWTLAKAFCALEHLPLVAQNLVDILLSNAGHVVKCVVVDLDNTLWGGVIGDDGMEGIALGPFGEGEPFFRLQHYLLDLKRRGIILAVCSKNDQATALEPFQSHPEMALREEDIAVFVANWNPKPDNIRLIKDTLNIGYDSMVFLDDNVFERQLVRETLPEVIVPELPEDPADYVRAIAELNLFEVSSFSDEDRRRADLYRENAHRQALQTGFTDIAEYLRSLDMRVTMRRFDAFHMPRIAQLIQRSNQFNLTSRRYNLAECTAMAERADECIPMYVTLADKFGDNGLISVVILRSRSPVMEIDSWLMSCRVLGRGVEQYAMNQVVTIALANGCECVIGTYLPTAKNGMVKNFYEQFGFERGEERDDGATVWRLRVATYQARAVYMKEAA; encoded by the coding sequence ATGTTGACAGCGGATGCCTCACATCTGAATTACTCGGCGCTCTTGCGTCAGAGTAAGCGACTGGATGACTCGGTGTGCACGCGTACGATGCGGCTGGCCGTGTTGTCTGACGCGGCCGTGCCGCAGATCGTGCCGTTGCTCAAGGCGTTGCTGGTGTCCAAGGGTATCCGCGCCGAGGTGTACTTGGCGGAGTTCGACTCGGTCGAGTTGGACATCTTCAATCCCCAATCTGATCTCTACGCCTTCGCACCGGACGCGGTCATCATCCTGAACTCCCTCAACGCGCTGCGGCTGAAGTACTATCGGCAAGCAGCGGAGCGGTCGCACTTCGTCGACGGCATCACTCGCGGCGCCGCCGCACTGTGGGACACCGTCAAAAGCCGTTCGGCGGCACTCGTCATTCAGAGCAACTACGTGCTGCCGTACGAACGGCAGTTCGGCAACTTCGATCACAAAGTCGGCGAGACCTTTTATCCAATGGTGGCGCGAGTGAACGCAGCCCTTGTTGAGTTGGCGCGCGATCGGCCGCACGTGCTCATCAACGACGTGGAGGCGCTCGCGTCTTACGTGGGGCGCAAACACTGGTCCGACGAGAAACTGTGGACGCTCGCGAAGGCGTTCTGCGCCTTGGAGCATCTACCGTTGGTGGCACAGAACCTGGTCGACATTCTGCTGTCCAACGCGGGACACGTCGTCAAATGCGTCGTCGTCGATCTGGATAACACGCTCTGGGGCGGAGTGATCGGCGACGATGGCATGGAAGGCATTGCGCTCGGCCCGTTTGGTGAAGGGGAACCGTTTTTCCGCTTGCAGCACTATCTGCTCGACCTCAAGCGCCGCGGCATCATTCTCGCCGTGTGTAGTAAGAACGATCAGGCGACCGCATTGGAGCCGTTTCAGTCGCATCCCGAGATGGCGCTGCGCGAGGAGGACATCGCCGTCTTCGTCGCCAACTGGAATCCGAAGCCGGACAACATCCGACTGATCAAGGACACCCTGAACATTGGCTACGACTCGATGGTGTTCTTGGACGACAACGTATTCGAGCGCCAACTTGTGCGCGAGACGCTCCCGGAGGTGATTGTGCCCGAACTGCCCGAAGATCCGGCGGACTACGTGCGCGCCATCGCCGAGCTGAACCTGTTCGAAGTGTCGTCCTTTTCCGACGAAGATCGGCGGCGCGCCGACCTCTATCGCGAAAACGCGCACCGGCAAGCGCTGCAAACTGGCTTCACCGATATTGCCGAGTATCTTCGCTCGCTCGACATGCGGGTGACCATGCGGCGGTTCGACGCGTTTCATATGCCGCGCATCGCGCAGCTGATTCAGCGCAGCAATCAGTTCAACCTGACCTCCCGCCGCTACAACTTGGCGGAGTGCACTGCCATGGCAGAGCGTGCGGACGAGTGCATCCCGATGTACGTGACCCTGGCCGACAAGTTCGGTGACAATGGGCTGATTTCGGTCGTCATCCTGCGCTCGCGGTCGCCGGTGATGGAGATCGATTCGTGGCTGATGAGTTGCCGTGTGCTGGGTCGTGGCGTCGAACAGTACGCGATGAACCAGGTCGTAACGATCGCTCTGGCGAACGGATGCGAATGTGTGATCGGAACCTATCTCCCGACCGCGAAGAACGGCATGGTGAAGAACTTCTACGAGCAATTCGGGTTCGAGCGGGGTGAGGAGCGCGACGACGGTGCGACAGTTTGGCGTCTGCGCGTGGCCACCTATCAAGCCAGAGCGGTCTACATGAAGGAGGCGGCATGA
- a CDS encoding SDR family oxidoreductase — protein sequence MRVLITGGSGGIGRALVDRLASEGHEITFTYCRNQAPAAEVANRTGAEPVHYDDSSIDSLAALTACVRGGAFDGLVNNAAQVWRRQLLLKTDIETFLAYQVAALRGVFALSTAFAEEVKRRQTPGAIVNVLSSVTLGIPPAKLTPYVTSKYALLGLTRSMAVEFVRYGVRVNAVSPGMTRTDFNAELPERFIEQLEAGLPMERLATPAEIAAVIRFLLSSDASYLTGANLPVAGGQSC from the coding sequence ATGCGTGTGCTGATCACTGGTGGTAGTGGCGGTATCGGCCGAGCGCTTGTTGATCGACTGGCGAGTGAGGGACACGAGATCACCTTTACGTATTGCCGCAACCAGGCGCCGGCGGCCGAGGTGGCGAATCGGACCGGGGCGGAACCCGTTCACTACGACGACTCGTCGATCGACTCGCTCGCCGCGCTCACCGCGTGCGTTCGCGGCGGCGCATTTGATGGGTTGGTGAACAATGCGGCGCAGGTGTGGCGGCGGCAACTGTTGCTGAAGACCGATATCGAGACGTTTCTCGCGTACCAGGTCGCGGCGCTGCGTGGAGTGTTCGCGCTCAGCACCGCGTTTGCCGAGGAAGTCAAACGTCGCCAGACGCCCGGCGCGATTGTGAACGTGTTGTCCTCTGTGACGTTGGGTATTCCCCCGGCCAAGCTGACGCCGTATGTGACGAGCAAGTACGCCCTGCTCGGACTGACTCGCAGCATGGCGGTCGAGTTCGTCCGCTACGGTGTGCGCGTCAATGCGGTATCACCGGGGATGACGCGGACCGACTTCAATGCGGAACTTCCCGAACGGTTCATCGAGCAGCTAGAGGCAGGCTTGCCGATGGAGCGACTAGCGACACCCGCAGAGATCGCCGCGGTGATTCGCTTCCTCTTATCGTCGGACGCGAGTTATCTGACCGGCGCAAACCTTCCGGTGGCGGGAGGGCAATCATGTTGA
- a CDS encoding MaoC family dehydratase N-terminal domain-containing protein — protein MTHTMPAGSDIREGFRTTHRYSISAEVYEDFLAAYRDTNPMHTDDAFARRHGFPDRVMHGTILNGFISHFVGVHFPGGAVLLHSVNTQYKTPCHLGDEIDIEATVTQVAESVRVLTMEMVLRNVTRDRIAAKAKVQVGLL, from the coding sequence GTGACGCATACGATGCCGGCGGGCAGTGACATCCGTGAAGGTTTCCGCACGACTCACCGGTACAGCATTTCGGCGGAGGTCTACGAGGACTTTCTGGCCGCCTATCGGGACACCAATCCGATGCACACCGACGACGCGTTTGCGCGGCGTCACGGTTTTCCAGACCGAGTGATGCACGGGACGATCCTGAACGGATTCATCTCGCACTTTGTGGGCGTGCATTTCCCGGGCGGTGCCGTGCTGTTGCACTCGGTCAACACGCAGTACAAGACCCCGTGCCATTTGGGCGATGAGATCGACATCGAGGCCACTGTAACCCAGGTGGCTGAGTCGGTGCGCGTATTGACGATGGAGATGGTGCTCCGCAACGTGACGCGCGACCGCATCGCCGCGAAAGCCAAGGTCCAGGTTGGGCTGCTCTGA
- a CDS encoding MBOAT family protein: MLFNSLAFLCFLPVVLIGVGLLPGTWRNRFLLVAGYVFYGSWDWRFLSLLWLSTIIDFTAGRLMYSTRDAHTRKLVLIASLSANLTILGFFKYCNFFVGSAVGLLHALGLHASAPMLSIVLPVGISFYTFQSMSYAIDVYRNEITPVKRFLDYAVYVAYFPQLVAGPIERAGHLLPQIIAPARVTAERINTGLLLMLLGFTKKALIADLLAPAVDQIFADPRHMSSGVLLRGAYFFTFQIYCDFSGYTDIARGVSELLGIRLRRNFDQPYLSQSITEFWRRWHMSLSAWLRDYLYIPLGGNRSGGRATYRNLMLTMLIGGLWHGASWTFVVWGGLHGVYLSVERMLGIRATSAATRSVAVRVGRTLLTFHLVVLAWIFFRAPDFATAFHYLIGLARLTHLSAVGPWPIIVAAAILLIDLPQAISGDHVVFLRLPWWVQSPAYAALCFAMLLYGGGEVPFIYFQF, translated from the coding sequence ATGCTCTTCAACTCGCTCGCGTTTCTCTGCTTTCTCCCGGTGGTCCTGATCGGCGTAGGGCTCCTGCCGGGAACGTGGCGCAACCGCTTCTTGCTGGTCGCCGGGTATGTCTTCTACGGCAGTTGGGATTGGCGGTTTCTCAGCCTCCTGTGGCTGTCCACCATAATCGATTTCACCGCGGGTCGACTGATGTACTCGACGCGCGATGCCCACACGCGCAAGCTGGTGCTGATCGCGAGTCTGTCGGCGAACCTGACGATTCTCGGGTTCTTCAAGTACTGTAATTTCTTCGTCGGCTCCGCCGTCGGCTTGCTGCACGCGCTCGGGCTGCATGCGTCGGCGCCGATGCTATCGATCGTCTTGCCAGTCGGCATCTCGTTCTACACGTTCCAGTCGATGTCGTACGCGATCGACGTCTACCGCAACGAGATCACGCCGGTGAAGCGCTTCTTGGACTATGCGGTCTACGTGGCGTACTTTCCGCAGTTGGTCGCCGGTCCGATCGAACGTGCCGGGCACCTGCTGCCACAGATCATCGCGCCCGCGCGCGTGACCGCCGAGCGCATCAACACGGGCTTGTTGTTGATGCTGCTCGGATTCACCAAGAAGGCGCTGATCGCCGATCTCTTGGCGCCGGCTGTGGATCAGATCTTTGCCGACCCGAGGCATATGAGTTCGGGGGTGCTGCTGCGTGGTGCGTACTTCTTCACCTTTCAGATCTACTGCGACTTTTCTGGCTACACCGACATCGCTCGCGGCGTCAGCGAGCTGCTCGGCATCCGACTACGGCGCAACTTCGATCAGCCGTACTTGTCGCAATCGATCACCGAGTTCTGGCGGCGATGGCACATGTCGCTGTCGGCGTGGCTGCGCGACTACTTATACATCCCGCTCGGTGGCAACCGATCGGGCGGCCGAGCGACATACCGCAATCTGATGCTGACGATGTTGATCGGTGGCCTGTGGCACGGGGCGAGCTGGACGTTCGTGGTGTGGGGCGGCTTGCATGGCGTCTATCTGTCGGTCGAACGCATGCTCGGTATCCGTGCGACCTCAGCGGCGACACGAAGCGTTGCGGTGCGGGTGGGGCGTACGCTGCTCACCTTCCATCTGGTGGTGCTGGCGTGGATTTTTTTCCGCGCGCCCGATTTCGCTACGGCGTTTCACTACCTCATCGGCCTGGCGCGGCTGACGCATCTGTCGGCCGTGGGGCCGTGGCCGATCATCGTTGCCGCGGCGATCCTGCTCATCGACCTGCCACAGGCGATTTCCGGCGATCATGTAGTGTTCTTGCGACTACCGTGGTGGGTGCAGTCGCCCGCCTATGCCGCGCTGTGCTTCGCGATGCTGCTCTACGGTGGCGGCGAAGTCCCGTTCATTTACTTTCAGTTCTGA
- a CDS encoding glycosyltransferase family 2 protein: MYKEQSVAIQDAANGNGPAVAAPAGPRPGVVVVMPAYNAARTLKMTYAELPHDSVDMVILVDDGSTDDTVAVARELNLKLFLHDRNYGYGANQKTCYAEALRAGAEIIVMVHPDYQYDPRLLPDLVHPIQRGEADVVLGSRLKSGSALSGGMPWWKYVSNRFLTGVENWVFGLHLSEYHTGYRAYRREVLETVNFRLNADKFIFDQEIVAQIVDAGFRIAEVPVPTRYFAEASSASLLASIRYGCGILWLVGRYLMHRAGWWRQRQFQSLQNRYRAAA, from the coding sequence ATGTACAAGGAGCAATCGGTGGCGATTCAAGATGCAGCAAACGGAAACGGGCCGGCGGTGGCCGCCCCGGCCGGGCCCCGGCCGGGCGTGGTAGTCGTGATGCCGGCCTACAACGCGGCGCGCACGCTGAAGATGACGTACGCGGAGCTGCCGCACGACTCCGTCGACATGGTCATCCTGGTCGACGACGGTAGCACCGACGACACCGTGGCGGTGGCGCGCGAACTCAATCTCAAACTGTTTCTGCACGACCGCAACTACGGCTACGGGGCGAATCAGAAGACGTGCTACGCCGAGGCGCTGCGGGCCGGGGCCGAGATCATCGTGATGGTGCATCCCGACTATCAGTACGATCCGCGTTTGCTGCCGGATCTCGTCCACCCCATCCAGCGCGGCGAAGCGGATGTCGTGCTGGGTTCGCGCCTCAAGAGCGGCTCGGCGCTCAGCGGCGGGATGCCCTGGTGGAAGTACGTCTCGAATCGATTTCTCACCGGCGTGGAGAACTGGGTGTTCGGTCTGCATCTGTCCGAGTACCATACCGGCTACCGCGCGTATCGTCGGGAGGTGTTGGAGACCGTGAACTTCCGGCTCAACGCCGACAAGTTCATCTTCGATCAAGAGATCGTGGCGCAGATCGTCGATGCGGGCTTTCGCATCGCCGAGGTGCCGGTGCCGACGCGCTACTTCGCCGAGGCCTCGTCGGCCAGTTTGCTGGCGAGCATCCGCTACGGGTGCGGCATTCTATGGCTCGTCGGGCGCTATCTGATGCACCGCGCCGGTTGGTGGCGGCAGCGGCAGTTCCAAAGCCTGCAGAACCGATATCGCGCCGCCGCGTGA